A single window of Chloracidobacterium thermophilum B DNA harbors:
- a CDS encoding tetratricopeptide repeat protein: protein MTDQTVTTAFDRSRTPTRAPEAELHHCFQRGRQLREQGDFEAARDAFRQAIRCDAEHGPSYQWLGAVLRDMGELREAVRMWRTAETLAPNDPQALLNLGVGLFELGRFFIASRTEEPLQLLRRAIANAPKPYGKAWFNLGNVLYAHKDYAAASEAYQSALAAEPGLGVAYRNLGNTWLRLNCPAEACAAYRQALQLGDTQVATYHNLGLAALRSGDGKAAESAFHTAVTMRPTDGESWLGLGNARAVQGDLPGAQSAFNEARASRGGQYPEATLDLGKVLLAMGQPQAAVEVLARALAVSPLPELYRQLSRAYVKAGQLSEAAQTLRQFVATPAGNTAQGYYELGLVLSQCEPPYVAEQAFRTALEKSGGHYPEAWHRLGRTLMRQNKPRLAIEAFQFAIEQRPDFAEALKDLGQALYRSSDLHAADAALNAALRFERTTGQLYGQDVWQVEPELYAGLRQAACLYDLPSIP from the coding sequence ATGACGGACCAGACTGTGACGACTGCCTTTGATCGCTCCCGTACTCCAACACGGGCGCCAGAAGCCGAACTCCATCATTGCTTTCAGCGTGGCCGCCAACTCCGGGAGCAGGGGGACTTTGAGGCGGCCCGGGACGCCTTTCGCCAGGCGATCCGATGCGATGCTGAGCATGGGCCTTCCTATCAGTGGTTGGGGGCTGTGTTGCGGGATATGGGGGAACTGCGTGAGGCCGTGCGGATGTGGCGCACGGCAGAGACTCTGGCACCCAATGATCCCCAGGCACTGCTCAATCTGGGTGTTGGTTTGTTCGAGTTGGGGCGGTTTTTCATTGCCAGTCGCACCGAAGAACCCCTTCAGTTGCTTCGCCGGGCGATTGCCAACGCGCCGAAACCCTACGGCAAAGCCTGGTTCAATCTGGGGAATGTTCTCTACGCCCACAAAGACTACGCGGCGGCTTCTGAGGCCTACCAGAGTGCACTGGCGGCTGAGCCGGGCCTGGGTGTGGCGTACCGCAATCTGGGCAATACCTGGCTGCGTCTGAATTGTCCGGCCGAGGCCTGTGCGGCCTATCGGCAGGCGTTGCAGTTGGGGGATACCCAGGTGGCCACGTACCATAACCTGGGACTGGCGGCCCTGCGTTCGGGCGACGGCAAAGCTGCCGAATCCGCATTTCACACCGCCGTCACCATGCGTCCCACTGATGGCGAGAGCTGGCTTGGCCTGGGAAACGCCCGCGCCGTGCAGGGAGACCTTCCGGGGGCGCAGTCGGCCTTCAATGAAGCCCGGGCCAGCCGTGGCGGACAGTACCCGGAAGCCACCCTCGACCTGGGCAAAGTCCTTCTGGCGATGGGGCAACCACAGGCGGCTGTCGAGGTGCTGGCGCGCGCCCTGGCCGTTTCCCCCCTGCCGGAACTGTATCGGCAACTGAGCCGGGCCTATGTCAAAGCCGGGCAGCTTTCTGAAGCGGCCCAAACGCTGCGCCAGTTCGTGGCAACCCCGGCGGGGAACACGGCGCAGGGCTACTATGAGCTGGGCCTGGTGCTGTCGCAGTGTGAGCCGCCTTATGTAGCTGAGCAGGCATTTCGGACAGCCCTTGAAAAAAGTGGCGGACACTACCCTGAAGCCTGGCACCGCTTGGGGCGCACGCTGATGCGGCAGAACAAACCCCGGCTGGCCATCGAGGCGTTTCAGTTCGCCATCGAGCAGCGCCCGGATTTCGCCGAGGCACTCAAAGACCTGGGACAGGCACTCTATCGGTCAAGCGATCTGCACGCGGCCGACGCGGCGCTCAATGCCGCCCTGCGCTTTGAACGGACGACCGGACAGCTCTATGGGCAGGATGTGTGGCAGGTCGAGCCTGAGCTGTATGCCGGTTTGCGTCAGGCGGCCTGCCTGTACGATTTGCCGTCCATTCCGTAA
- a CDS encoding Fe(2+)-trafficking protein, with amino-acid sequence MLDTLCVALKGTPRVVVQVLKEKGALSAAQLVAETGHPEKSVKLALGELEKARLIRREGETYAVACRETMAPMSRVPFNTDLGRKVHATACAECWKKWQAQQLVLMNHFGLNPLDPQAQKFLFGAMESFFFGDGTPPMMIDTTLQGKISHLE; translated from the coding sequence ATGCTGGATACGCTGTGTGTCGCTTTGAAGGGAACGCCGCGCGTCGTCGTTCAGGTACTCAAGGAAAAAGGTGCGCTTTCGGCGGCGCAGCTTGTGGCCGAGACCGGCCATCCCGAAAAGTCGGTCAAGCTGGCCCTGGGTGAACTCGAAAAGGCACGTCTGATCCGGCGGGAAGGGGAGACGTACGCCGTCGCCTGCCGGGAGACCATGGCGCCCATGAGCCGGGTGCCCTTCAACACCGACCTCGGACGCAAGGTGCACGCAACGGCCTGTGCCGAGTGCTGGAAAAAGTGGCAGGCCCAGCAACTCGTGCTCATGAATCACTTTGGTTTGAACCCGCTCGATCCCCAGGCGCAGAAATTCCTCTTCGGGGCGATGGAGTCGTTTTTCTTCGGCGACGGCACGCCGCCCATGATGATTGACACCACGCTGCAGGGGAAAATCAGTCACCTCGAATAG
- a CDS encoding 3-deoxy-D-manno-octulosonic acid transferase, whose amino-acid sequence MFSRFPFWLYNTALIAGAPLWLGYYGLRRRQRPLRLHERFTYCPLSHAAPRIWLHSVSVGEVLAGQPLACALREHFPHASFVISTTTDTGQARAREQLAWMDAHFYFPLDIPWLTERAVTSLQPVLVIILETEIWPNFLRTCVRHQVPVVLANGRLSDRSFARYRWLGRMMGDLLGYFRLCLMQSDTDAERIRQLGAPPERVLTTGNLKYAPPDADERARRDRIAAALQQQYHLGDGRPCIVAGSTVEGEEPILVEAFARLRAGLDRPGCRLLLAPRHPERFAEVARHLERFDWTVARRSQPRPEDVRAEVILLDTVGELAAAYRWADVAFVGGSLVPRGGHNILEPAAEGRPIVTGPHTENFRAILTRFRAADAVWQLPLTSPDGLRQELQTAFETLLRDPGQAAALGRRAQATWAAETGAVAATVAALKAYVFPHIPALASIRGD is encoded by the coding sequence GTGTTTTCCCGGTTTCCCTTCTGGCTCTACAATACGGCTTTGATCGCCGGCGCGCCGCTGTGGCTGGGCTATTACGGGCTACGTCGGCGGCAGCGCCCGCTCCGTCTGCACGAGCGGTTTACCTACTGCCCACTTTCCCACGCTGCCCCTCGCATCTGGCTGCACAGTGTTTCCGTCGGCGAAGTCCTGGCCGGGCAACCGCTGGCGTGCGCCCTGCGGGAACACTTCCCACACGCCAGTTTTGTCATTTCGACAACCACGGACACCGGACAGGCGCGCGCCCGGGAACAACTCGCCTGGATGGATGCACACTTTTACTTTCCGCTTGACATTCCGTGGCTGACGGAACGGGCCGTGACCAGCCTCCAACCGGTGCTGGTCATCATTCTCGAAACGGAAATCTGGCCCAACTTTTTGCGTACCTGTGTGCGGCATCAGGTGCCTGTAGTGCTTGCCAATGGCCGGCTCTCCGACCGCTCCTTTGCCCGCTACCGCTGGCTGGGCCGGATGATGGGCGACCTGCTGGGCTACTTTCGGCTCTGCCTGATGCAATCCGATACCGATGCCGAACGCATTCGCCAGCTTGGTGCGCCACCGGAGCGCGTGTTGACGACCGGCAATCTCAAATATGCACCCCCGGATGCCGACGAACGGGCGCGGCGGGACCGCATTGCTGCTGCCCTGCAACAGCAGTACCACCTGGGGGACGGGCGGCCGTGCATCGTGGCCGGCAGTACCGTCGAAGGTGAGGAACCCATCCTGGTTGAAGCGTTTGCCCGGCTGCGGGCCGGCCTTGACCGCCCTGGCTGCCGGCTGCTGCTCGCTCCACGACATCCCGAACGTTTCGCGGAAGTCGCCCGCCATCTGGAGCGTTTCGACTGGACGGTGGCGCGGCGGTCTCAACCACGGCCGGAGGATGTCCGGGCGGAAGTCATCCTGCTCGATACGGTGGGCGAACTGGCGGCGGCCTACCGCTGGGCGGATGTGGCCTTTGTCGGCGGAAGCCTCGTGCCACGCGGTGGTCACAACATTCTGGAACCGGCGGCAGAAGGACGCCCCATTGTGACGGGGCCGCATACGGAAAACTTCCGTGCCATTCTCACCCGCTTTCGCGCAGCCGATGCCGTGTGGCAACTGCCGTTGACATCACCGGACGGTCTCCGCCAGGAACTCCAGACAGCGTTCGAGACGCTTCTGCGTGACCCTGGGCAGGCGGCCGCCCTGGGACGCCGCGCGCAGGCAACCTGGGCGGCGGAAACCGGCGCCGTGGCGGCAACGGTGGCCGCGCTCAAAGCCTACGTGTTTCCCCACATTCCGGCGCTGGCCTCTATTCGAGGTGACTGA
- the efp gene encoding elongation factor P, translated as MRANQIRRGMIILFDKQPHRVLEYRHHTPGNLRAMVQTKLKNLITGTTFEHRFSATEDVERATLEQHEMQYLYQEGATHYFMDVSTYEQIGLDEEILGDTLSYLKPDTTIQVEVYNGQPVAIQLPAVVELTVVETEPELKGATVTGSSKPAKLETGLQISVPGFIKEGDVIRVDTTEGKYIERAK; from the coding sequence ATGAGAGCCAATCAGATTCGGCGCGGCATGATCATCCTGTTTGACAAACAACCCCATCGCGTCCTCGAATACCGTCACCATACCCCCGGCAACCTGCGGGCGATGGTGCAGACGAAGCTCAAGAACCTCATTACCGGCACCACCTTTGAGCATCGTTTCAGCGCTACCGAAGATGTGGAGCGCGCCACCCTTGAGCAACACGAAATGCAGTACCTGTACCAGGAAGGCGCAACCCACTACTTCATGGATGTTTCGACCTACGAGCAAATTGGTCTCGACGAAGAAATCCTGGGCGACACGCTGAGCTACCTGAAACCGGACACAACCATTCAGGTTGAGGTGTACAATGGGCAGCCGGTGGCGATCCAGCTTCCGGCAGTGGTCGAGCTGACGGTGGTCGAAACCGAACCGGAGCTGAAAGGTGCTACAGTGACCGGCTCCAGCAAACCGGCCAAGCTCGAAACGGGCCTGCAAATCAGTGTTCCGGGCTTCATCAAGGAAGGGGATGTCATCCGGGTGGATACAACCGAAGGCAAGTACATTGAACGCGCCAAGTAG
- a CDS encoding sigma-54 interaction domain-containing protein, which yields MVSEELFIGNSTALLTLLKDAARVAPTEATVVITGESGTGKSLLARWLHEQSRRANGPFVVIDCGSLPEALLEAELFGFERGAFTGAVAAKPGRFEAAQHGTLVLDEVAALSPAAQAKLLRVIEERSVLRLGGSRALTLDVRLIAVTNTDLTAAVARQAFRADLFHRLNVISLAVPALRDRPADIPALARHFLTQAAHRHGWPPPPLAAETLSFLEGYDFPGNVRELRHAMEHALVTAAPGVIRREHLPQRMTSAAALMQHRMRKPTLAELEATYIREVLQQVGWRKAEAARILGISRKNLYEKLRAYGIPYQPAHRTAGQA from the coding sequence ATGGTGAGTGAGGAACTGTTCATCGGAAACTCGACGGCGCTGCTCACGCTTCTCAAAGACGCGGCGCGGGTCGCGCCGACCGAGGCCACCGTGGTCATCACCGGCGAGAGCGGGACGGGCAAAAGCCTGCTGGCCCGCTGGCTGCACGAGCAGAGCCGCCGGGCCAACGGGCCCTTTGTCGTCATTGACTGTGGCTCCCTGCCGGAAGCCCTGCTCGAAGCGGAACTGTTCGGGTTCGAGCGGGGGGCTTTCACCGGTGCGGTCGCGGCCAAGCCCGGACGGTTCGAGGCGGCCCAGCACGGAACGCTCGTCCTCGACGAGGTCGCCGCATTGTCGCCGGCGGCCCAGGCCAAGCTGCTGCGCGTCATCGAAGAACGGAGTGTCCTGCGCCTGGGCGGAAGCCGCGCCCTCACGCTCGATGTACGCCTCATTGCTGTGACCAACACTGACCTGACGGCGGCCGTTGCACGCCAGGCCTTTCGGGCGGATTTGTTTCACCGCCTGAACGTCATCAGTCTGGCTGTTCCGGCATTGCGCGACCGACCAGCCGACATCCCGGCTCTGGCCCGGCACTTTCTGACCCAGGCTGCCCACCGCCACGGATGGCCGCCGCCGCCGCTGGCGGCTGAAACCCTGAGCTTTCTTGAAGGTTACGACTTTCCGGGCAACGTCCGGGAGTTGCGCCATGCCATGGAACATGCGCTCGTGACGGCTGCACCAGGTGTCATTCGCCGGGAGCATCTGCCTCAGCGGATGACCTCGGCAGCAGCGCTCATGCAGCACCGGATGCGCAAGCCGACACTGGCGGAACTGGAAGCCACCTACATCCGGGAAGTTCTCCAGCAGGTCGGTTGGCGTAAGGCCGAAGCCGCCCGTATCCTGGGCATCAGCCGCAAAAATCTCTATGAAAAACTGCGGGCCTATGGCATTCCCTACCAACCAGCGCATCGCACTGCCGGACAAGCCTGA
- a CDS encoding sigma-54-dependent transcriptional regulator, with amino-acid sequence MAETVLIVDDERGIRESLRGVLEDEGFVVEKAESGDAALRRLATTPVNCILLDIYMPNSQLDGMATLEHIRRQYPHIPVVMISGHGTIDTAVRAIRLGASDFIEKPLNIERTLQAVRHAIQMHRPAPAPDGSDLVVGQSVPMRALRQQIALTGPTDGRVLIYGESGTGKELVALALHAASKRADQPFVAVNCAAVPEDLIESELFGHVKGAFTGATESRRGKFEQADGGTLFLDEVGDMSLRMQAKLLRALESGLIEPVGSQSARRVDVRVIAATNKRLDEAIEQGQFRPDLFYRLNVIPFQLPPLREHLEDIPALVEHFVRQFSQHYQRPPITLTEDAYEKLRRHDWPGNVRELRNLIERLVITETTSPVTAEQIPLDPAPNSVWASFQFGSLREGSEAFERELVRRKLAECDGNVTQAAEALGIDRSYLYRRIKALGISLRG; translated from the coding sequence ATGGCAGAAACGGTTTTGATTGTGGATGACGAACGCGGTATTCGGGAATCCCTGCGGGGTGTTCTCGAAGACGAGGGCTTCGTGGTCGAAAAAGCCGAAAGCGGAGACGCCGCCCTGCGGCGGCTGGCCACGACGCCCGTCAACTGCATTCTGCTCGACATTTACATGCCCAACAGCCAGCTTGACGGCATGGCGACACTGGAACACATCCGGCGGCAGTACCCACACATTCCCGTCGTCATGATTTCCGGGCATGGCACGATTGACACGGCCGTGCGCGCGATTCGGCTGGGCGCCAGCGATTTCATTGAAAAACCGCTCAACATCGAACGGACGTTGCAAGCTGTGCGCCACGCAATCCAGATGCACCGTCCGGCGCCAGCACCGGACGGAAGCGACCTGGTCGTGGGGCAGAGCGTTCCGATGCGCGCCCTGCGCCAGCAGATTGCCCTCACCGGGCCGACCGACGGGCGGGTGCTCATCTACGGCGAATCCGGCACTGGCAAGGAACTCGTGGCCCTGGCGTTACATGCCGCCTCAAAGCGCGCCGACCAACCATTTGTGGCCGTCAACTGCGCGGCCGTCCCCGAAGACCTCATCGAGTCGGAGCTGTTCGGACACGTCAAAGGTGCCTTTACCGGGGCGACGGAATCGCGGCGGGGCAAGTTTGAACAGGCTGACGGTGGCACGCTGTTTCTCGATGAAGTGGGCGACATGAGCCTGCGCATGCAGGCCAAGCTTCTGCGGGCGCTCGAAAGCGGTCTTATTGAACCCGTCGGAAGCCAGAGCGCGCGGCGGGTGGATGTGCGCGTCATTGCGGCCACGAACAAACGGCTGGACGAGGCCATTGAACAGGGGCAGTTCCGGCCGGATTTGTTTTACCGGCTCAATGTCATCCCGTTTCAACTGCCGCCACTGCGGGAGCATCTGGAGGACATCCCAGCGCTGGTCGAACACTTCGTCCGCCAGTTCAGCCAGCACTACCAGCGCCCGCCTATCACCCTGACCGAAGATGCCTACGAAAAGCTGCGCCGGCACGACTGGCCCGGCAACGTGCGCGAACTGCGCAACCTCATCGAACGGCTGGTGATTACGGAAACCACGTCGCCAGTGACAGCGGAGCAGATTCCGCTTGACCCGGCCCCCAACTCGGTCTGGGCCAGTTTTCAGTTCGGGTCGCTGCGCGAGGGCAGCGAAGCTTTTGAGCGCGAACTTGTCCGCCGCAAGCTGGCCGAATGCGACGGCAACGTGACCCAGGCAGCCGAGGCTCTGGGCATTGACCGTAGCTACCTGTACCGCCGCATCAAGGCGTTGGGCATCAGCCTGCGCGGCTGA
- a CDS encoding tRNA (cytidine(34)-2'-O)-methyltransferase has protein sequence MHVVLVEPEIHVNTGNVARTCVCTGTRLHLVHPLGFSIDARAVRRAGLDYWHQLDLHEWRDFPTLRQAYPSGRFIFVETVGQCRYDEITYRPDDFLVFGRETRGLPPELLAGECVVRIPMATDVRSLNLSNCVALVLYEALRQCGFPGLR, from the coding sequence ATGCATGTCGTTTTGGTCGAACCGGAAATCCATGTCAACACCGGGAACGTGGCGCGCACCTGTGTCTGTACCGGGACGCGCCTGCACCTGGTTCACCCGCTGGGTTTTTCGATTGACGCGCGGGCGGTGCGCCGGGCCGGGCTGGATTACTGGCACCAGCTTGACCTTCACGAGTGGCGTGATTTTCCGACGCTGCGCCAGGCATATCCGTCCGGCAGGTTTATTTTCGTTGAGACGGTCGGGCAATGCCGCTACGACGAAATCACCTACCGGCCGGATGATTTTCTCGTCTTCGGACGTGAAACCAGAGGGCTGCCGCCGGAACTGCTTGCCGGGGAGTGTGTTGTCCGCATCCCGATGGCGACGGATGTGCGTTCACTCAACCTCTCGAACTGCGTGGCGCTCGTGCTGTATGAGGCCCTGCGGCAGTGCGGCTTTCCCGGCTTGCGCTAG
- a CDS encoding AAA family ATPase: MTTAAAPGEATPQRTLLNPDLKSPRAREFEEKLMARIVGQERAVRRIANLYQIYLAGLAHPGRPLGTMLFLGPTGSGKTRVVEAAAEALFGDPYAVVKIDCAEFQHSHEVAKLIGSPPGYLGHRETPPLLTQENLDKYHTEQDKLTFVLFDEIEKASDALWQLLLGILDKATLTLGDNRRVDFSKCMIVMTSNLGAKEMSELITGSIGFAPVRPETQRDDLDQKIYRTATEAARRKFSPEFMNRIDKVVVFRSLKDHHLERILELELRAVQERITQTAAEKFVIRCSPETKRFLLDEGIDLKYGARHLKRAIERFLVNPIASLVATQQVSTGDLLHVDYDPENKKLIFSKEPQGALVLTSGGETEHANPENRPPEGQAVALPAHMSPSSARKVSEN, from the coding sequence ATGACCACTGCTGCTGCGCCCGGTGAAGCCACGCCACAGCGGACGTTGCTCAACCCGGATTTGAAAAGTCCCCGCGCCCGCGAGTTTGAAGAAAAACTCATGGCGCGCATCGTCGGGCAGGAACGCGCTGTCCGCCGCATTGCCAACCTCTACCAGATTTATCTGGCCGGGCTGGCGCATCCCGGCCGTCCCCTTGGGACGATGCTGTTTCTCGGACCAACGGGTTCGGGCAAAACCCGCGTCGTTGAGGCGGCAGCCGAAGCCCTGTTTGGTGACCCCTATGCCGTCGTCAAAATTGACTGCGCCGAGTTTCAACACAGTCACGAAGTCGCCAAGCTCATCGGCTCGCCCCCCGGCTACCTCGGCCACCGTGAGACGCCGCCGCTGCTGACCCAGGAAAACCTCGACAAGTACCACACCGAACAGGACAAGCTGACCTTCGTCCTGTTTGACGAAATCGAGAAAGCCTCGGACGCCTTGTGGCAACTGCTGCTGGGCATTCTGGACAAGGCGACGCTCACCCTGGGCGACAACCGGCGGGTGGATTTCTCAAAGTGCATGATTGTGATGACAAGCAATCTGGGCGCCAAGGAAATGTCGGAACTCATCACCGGCAGCATTGGCTTTGCTCCCGTACGCCCGGAAACGCAGCGCGACGACCTGGACCAGAAAATCTACCGCACGGCGACCGAAGCGGCGCGGCGCAAGTTTTCGCCGGAGTTTATGAACCGGATTGACAAGGTGGTGGTGTTTCGCAGCCTCAAGGACCATCACCTGGAGCGGATTCTCGAACTCGAATTGCGCGCCGTCCAGGAACGGATCACCCAGACGGCGGCGGAAAAATTCGTCATCCGCTGTTCCCCGGAAACCAAGCGCTTCCTGCTCGACGAAGGAATTGACCTGAAATACGGGGCGCGGCATCTCAAGCGCGCCATCGAGCGGTTTCTGGTCAACCCCATTGCCAGCCTGGTCGCCACACAACAGGTCAGCACCGGCGACCTGCTCCACGTGGACTATGACCCGGAAAACAAAAAGCTGATCTTCTCCAAAGAACCCCAGGGCGCACTGGTACTGACTTCCGGTGGAGAAACCGAACACGCCAACCCTGAGAACAGGCCGCCGGAAGGTCAGGCCGTCGCCCTTCCGGCGCACATGTCCCCTTCCTCGGCCCGCAAAGTCAGCGAAAACTGA
- a CDS encoding zinc-dependent alcohol dehydrogenase produces the protein MPLPNHTPLMPALMRANVLLEPGTIEMQHLPVPDPEPGGVVVQVMTALTCGTDLKAFLRGHPKFPTPTLFGHEFAGVIAKVGQGVTRFKEGDAVMSTHSAPCGACYYCQHGQENLCDTIMSTMVLGAYAEYIRIPERIVRQNMYLKPENLPYREAALMEPLACVVHGLEGVTVREDDTVLVLGNGAIALLHVAALKARGVENIIVAGRRAYRQRVARAIGAAQTVDFTNETLPVQIRELTGGRGADLVIECTGQPHIWELAVHLARRGGTVIFFGGCKRGTTVTFDTERIHYDEITLRSPFHMTPRAVRQARELLLERRVDWGQLITADYPLERLGEALDQLQHGDCIKFAILP, from the coding sequence ATGCCCCTGCCGAACCACACACCGCTGATGCCAGCGCTCATGCGCGCCAACGTGCTTCTGGAACCGGGCACGATTGAAATGCAACACCTGCCTGTTCCTGACCCTGAACCGGGTGGTGTCGTCGTCCAGGTGATGACGGCGCTTACCTGTGGGACGGACCTCAAAGCCTTTCTGCGCGGTCATCCGAAGTTTCCAACCCCAACCCTTTTTGGCCACGAGTTTGCCGGGGTCATCGCCAAGGTGGGCCAAGGTGTTACGCGCTTCAAGGAAGGTGATGCGGTGATGTCCACCCATTCGGCTCCGTGCGGCGCGTGCTACTACTGCCAGCACGGCCAGGAAAACCTCTGCGACACCATCATGTCCACCATGGTGCTGGGGGCCTATGCGGAATACATCCGCATCCCGGAACGCATCGTGCGGCAGAACATGTATCTCAAGCCGGAGAATCTGCCTTACCGGGAAGCCGCACTTATGGAACCCCTGGCCTGTGTCGTGCATGGGCTGGAAGGGGTGACGGTCAGGGAAGACGACACCGTTCTGGTGCTTGGCAACGGTGCCATTGCCCTGCTGCACGTCGCGGCACTGAAAGCGCGCGGCGTGGAAAATATCATTGTGGCGGGACGGCGGGCGTACCGGCAGCGTGTTGCCCGTGCCATTGGGGCGGCCCAAACAGTGGACTTTACGAACGAAACCCTGCCTGTGCAGATTCGTGAACTCACCGGTGGACGCGGGGCCGATCTCGTCATCGAGTGCACGGGCCAGCCCCACATCTGGGAACTTGCCGTGCACCTGGCGCGCCGGGGTGGAACGGTGATTTTCTTTGGCGGCTGCAAGCGCGGCACCACTGTCACGTTCGACACCGAGCGCATCCACTACGACGAAATCACGCTGCGCAGCCCCTTTCACATGACGCCCCGCGCCGTCCGGCAGGCGCGCGAGCTGCTTCTCGAACGGCGCGTGGACTGGGGACAGCTCATCACGGCCGACTACCCGCTCGAACGGCTGGGTGAGGCCCTGGATCAGCTCCAGCATGGCGATTGCATCAAGTTCGCCATTCTTCCGTGA